The Magnolia sinica isolate HGM2019 chromosome 9, MsV1, whole genome shotgun sequence genome contains a region encoding:
- the LOC131256768 gene encoding 26S proteasome regulatory subunit 4 homolog B isoform X2: MGQGSPGGLNKGLPGDRKPDQEKKEKKFDPPAPPARVGRKQRKQKGPDAAARLPTVTPLTKCKLRLLKLERIKDYLLMEEEFVSNQERLKPQEDKNEEDRSKVDDLRGSPMSVGNLEELIDENHAIVSSSVGPEYYVGILSFVDKDQLEPGCAILMHNKVLSVVGLLQDEVDPMVSVMKVEKAPLESYADIGGLDAQIQEIKEAVELPLTHPELYEDIGIKPPKGVILYGEPGTGKTLLAKAVANSTSATFLRVVGSELIQKYLGDGPKLVRELFRVADDLSPSIVFIDEIDAVGTKRYDAHSGGEREIQRTMLELLNQLDGFDSRGDVKVILATNRIESLDPALLRPGRIDRKIEFPLPDIKTRRRIFQVTHVDFKKAKEKVMFKKKEGVPEGLYM, from the exons ATGGGTCAGGGCTCCCCAGGCGGTCTCAACAAAGGGCTGCCAGGCGATAGAAAGCCAGATCaggaaaagaaggagaagaaattcGATCCCCCGGCCCCACCCGCTCGTGTGGGCCGCAAGCAGCGCAAGCAGAAGGGCCCAGATGCTGCTGCCCGCCTCCCTACCGTAACCCCCCTCACCAAATGCAAGCTCCGCCTCCTCAAGCTCGAGCGAATCAAGGACTACCTCCTCATGGAGGAGGAATTCGTCTCCAATCAGGAGCGCCTCAAACCCCAGGAGGACAAGAACGAGGAGGACCGCTCCAAGGTCGACGATCTCCGTGGCTCCCCCATGAGCGTCGGCAACCTCGAGGAGCTCATCGATGAGAACCACGCTATCGTGTCGTCGTCGGTGGGTCCCGAGTACTACGTTGGGATCCTGTCCTTCGTGGATAAGGACCAGCTCGAGCCGGGGTGCGCAATCCTCATGCACAATAAG GTTCTTTCTGTTGTTGGGCTTCTTCAAGATGAAGTGGATCCCATGGTTTCAGTGATGAAGGTCGAGAAGGCGCCATTGGAATCATATGCTGACATTGGTGGGTTGGATGCTCAAATCCAAGAAATCAAAGAAGCAGTGGAACTTCCTCTTACCCATCCTGAATTGTATGAAGACATTGGTATTAAGCCTCCCAAGGGAGTTATACTCTACGGAGAGCCTGGAACGGGCAAAACCCTACTTGCCAAG GCTGTTGCAAACTCCACATCGGCCACTTTCCTGCGAGTTGTTGGTAGTGAGTTGATCCAGAAATACTTGGGTGATGGCCCAAAATTAGTCAGAGAGCTATTTAGAGTTGCTGATGATCTTTCTCCATCAATAGTGTTCATCGATGAAATAGATGCAGTTGGCACGAAAAG GTATGATGCCCATTCTGGAGGTGAGCGTGAAATTCAGAGAACAATGTTGGAATTGCTGAACCAGCTGGATGGTTTTGATTCTAGAGGGGATGTTAAAGTGATTCTCGCTACTAACAGAATTGAGAGCCTTGACCCTGCCTTGCTTCGGCCTGGCCGAATTGATAGAAAAATTGAATTCCCTCTTCCAGACATTAAAACAAGGAGGCGCATTTTCCAG GTAACGCATGTAGACTTCAAGAAGGCAAAGGAAAAGGTGATGTTCAAGAAAAAGGAAGGAGTGCCAGAAGGGCTCTATATGTAA
- the LOC131256768 gene encoding 26S proteasome regulatory subunit 4 homolog B isoform X1: MGQGSPGGLNKGLPGDRKPDQEKKEKKFDPPAPPARVGRKQRKQKGPDAAARLPTVTPLTKCKLRLLKLERIKDYLLMEEEFVSNQERLKPQEDKNEEDRSKVDDLRGSPMSVGNLEELIDENHAIVSSSVGPEYYVGILSFVDKDQLEPGCAILMHNKVLSVVGLLQDEVDPMVSVMKVEKAPLESYADIGGLDAQIQEIKEAVELPLTHPELYEDIGIKPPKGVILYGEPGTGKTLLAKAVANSTSATFLRVVGSELIQKYLGDGPKLVRELFRVADDLSPSIVFIDEIDAVGTKRYDAHSGGEREIQRTMLELLNQLDGFDSRGDVKVILATNRIESLDPALLRPGRIDRKIEFPLPDIKTRRRIFQIHTSRMTLADDVNLEEFVMTKDEFSGADIKAICTEAGLLALRERRMKVTHVDFKKAKEKVMFKKKEGVPEGLYM; the protein is encoded by the exons ATGGGTCAGGGCTCCCCAGGCGGTCTCAACAAAGGGCTGCCAGGCGATAGAAAGCCAGATCaggaaaagaaggagaagaaattcGATCCCCCGGCCCCACCCGCTCGTGTGGGCCGCAAGCAGCGCAAGCAGAAGGGCCCAGATGCTGCTGCCCGCCTCCCTACCGTAACCCCCCTCACCAAATGCAAGCTCCGCCTCCTCAAGCTCGAGCGAATCAAGGACTACCTCCTCATGGAGGAGGAATTCGTCTCCAATCAGGAGCGCCTCAAACCCCAGGAGGACAAGAACGAGGAGGACCGCTCCAAGGTCGACGATCTCCGTGGCTCCCCCATGAGCGTCGGCAACCTCGAGGAGCTCATCGATGAGAACCACGCTATCGTGTCGTCGTCGGTGGGTCCCGAGTACTACGTTGGGATCCTGTCCTTCGTGGATAAGGACCAGCTCGAGCCGGGGTGCGCAATCCTCATGCACAATAAG GTTCTTTCTGTTGTTGGGCTTCTTCAAGATGAAGTGGATCCCATGGTTTCAGTGATGAAGGTCGAGAAGGCGCCATTGGAATCATATGCTGACATTGGTGGGTTGGATGCTCAAATCCAAGAAATCAAAGAAGCAGTGGAACTTCCTCTTACCCATCCTGAATTGTATGAAGACATTGGTATTAAGCCTCCCAAGGGAGTTATACTCTACGGAGAGCCTGGAACGGGCAAAACCCTACTTGCCAAG GCTGTTGCAAACTCCACATCGGCCACTTTCCTGCGAGTTGTTGGTAGTGAGTTGATCCAGAAATACTTGGGTGATGGCCCAAAATTAGTCAGAGAGCTATTTAGAGTTGCTGATGATCTTTCTCCATCAATAGTGTTCATCGATGAAATAGATGCAGTTGGCACGAAAAG GTATGATGCCCATTCTGGAGGTGAGCGTGAAATTCAGAGAACAATGTTGGAATTGCTGAACCAGCTGGATGGTTTTGATTCTAGAGGGGATGTTAAAGTGATTCTCGCTACTAACAGAATTGAGAGCCTTGACCCTGCCTTGCTTCGGCCTGGCCGAATTGATAGAAAAATTGAATTCCCTCTTCCAGACATTAAAACAAGGAGGCGCATTTTCCAG ATACACACATCAAGGATGACATTGGCGGATGATGTCAACTTGGAAGAATTTGTGATGACTAAGGATGAGTTCTCCGGAGCAGATATCAAAGCTATCTGCACGGAAGCTGGTTTGCTTGCTTTAAGAGAGCGTCGTATGAAG GTAACGCATGTAGACTTCAAGAAGGCAAAGGAAAAGGTGATGTTCAAGAAAAAGGAAGGAGTGCCAGAAGGGCTCTATATGTAA
- the LOC131256767 gene encoding F-box protein AFR, translating to MRTSEISEKSEKSQPLIPGLPNEIAELCLLHLPFPNQTLASSVSVSWNRAISNLFLLSKKNLSVSLPFIFVFAFHKPTGKIQWQAFDPRSRRWFVLPPMPCAMPICPPGFACATIPHQGALFVLGGMRSDTEKPLHSLVSYRASTNSWSVGPPMRTPRSFFAAGSIGGRIFAVGGSGVSENLVSVERYDPEQGSWAPAANMRSGLGRYDAAVVGNKMYVTEGWAWPFTFLPRGAVYDADADTWNEMDAGLREGWTGVSVVLEGRLFVISEHGDWKLKVYVPEDDTWRYVIGKGVPRELRKPFTVSGVEGRIYVVARGLDVAIGRVVEINGGDWTVDWEVVAGPTAFEDFAPSNSQVLYA from the coding sequence ATGAGGACTTCTGAGATCTCAGAGAAATCAGAGAAATCTCAGCCGTTGATCCCCGGTCTACCCAACGAGATCGCAGAGCTCTGCCTCCTGCATCTTCCCTTCCCGAACCAGACACTCGCTAGCTCTGTTTCCGTTTCCTGGAACAGAGCAATCTCGAATCTCTTCCTTCTATCGAAGAAGAATCTCAGTGTCTCTCTCCCTTTCATCTTCGTCTTTGCTTTCCACAAACCAACGGGCAAGATCCAATGGCAAGCCTTCGACCCTCGATCCCGCCGTTGGTTCGTCCTCCCACCCATGCCCTGCGCCATGCCCATCTGCCCGCCAGGGTTCGCGTGCGCTACGATCCCGCACCAGGGCGCGCTCTTCGTCCTCGGCGGGATGCGGTCCGACACCGAAAAGCCGTTACATAGCCTCGTGTCGTATCGGGCCAGCACGAATTCGTGGTCTGTCGGGCCACCGATGCGAACGCCGCGGTCGTTCTTCGCGGCCGGGAGCATTGGAGGGAGGATCTTCGCCGTCGGTGGTAGCGGGGTCTCCGAAAACCTCGTTTCGGTCGAGCGCTACGATCCGGAGCAGGGGAGCTGGGCCCCAGCTGCTAACATGCGCAGCGGGTTGGGGCGTTACGACGCGGCGGTGGTGGGGAATAAGATGTACGTCACCGAGGGGTGGGCCTGGCCGTTCACCTTCTTGCCACGTGGCGCGGTCTACGACGCCGATGCGGACACGTGGAACGAGATGGATGCGGGTTTGAGGGAGGGTTGGACAGGTGTCAGCGTTGTATTGGAGGGGAGGCTGTTCGTAATCTCGGAGCACGGGGATTGGAAGTTGAAGGTATACGTGCCCGAGGACGACACGTGGCGGTACGTGATTGGCAAGGGAGTGCCACGCGAGCTGCGTAAGCCGTTTACGGTTAGTGGGGTGGAGGGAAGGATTTACGTGGTGGCTCGCGGGTTGGATGTGGCGATTGGGAGGGTGGTGGAAATAAACGGTGGAGATTGGACGGTAGATTGGGAGGTCGTGGCGGGCCCCACCGCTTTTGAGGATTTTGCTCCGTCAAATTCTCAGGTGCTCTACGCTTGA